A region from the Deltaproteobacteria bacterium genome encodes:
- a CDS encoding iron ABC transporter permease, with translation MSKTGSCFFAVLVVLAIIAMCPWVGPEVSPEQFDFVFWQLRVPRVAMATLVGTVLGICGAAYQTIFSNVLATPSTVGTTAGAALGALIAVLVGGMGTTYLPMVAICAFLGALAVTFCIAYIAASGKARIHDVLLAGIAMTLAAGAISTGLQFQADMASTFEAVRWSLGNLAQVGYKGVVMLVPFALVTVVTMMLHSRALESMMLGEEKALSQGVSVVRVRTLILGVGALGVGACVAWCGPIAFVGLIVPHFVRKVFGASRRLLLPMSAVLGAGFLVLCDTVARTCLDGRELPVGVMTSGLGAPLLIWMITRPVWRRS, from the coding sequence ATGTCAAAGACTGGATCCTGTTTCTTTGCCGTGTTGGTTGTCCTGGCAATTATTGCAATGTGTCCTTGGGTGGGACCTGAAGTCTCGCCCGAGCAGTTTGATTTTGTCTTTTGGCAGCTACGAGTACCACGCGTTGCGATGGCTACTTTGGTGGGCACGGTATTAGGTATTTGTGGTGCGGCTTACCAAACGATTTTTTCTAATGTGCTGGCGACCCCGAGTACCGTGGGTACAACCGCGGGTGCAGCGCTTGGCGCCTTGATTGCGGTCTTGGTCGGAGGGATGGGAACAACTTACCTCCCAATGGTCGCGATTTGTGCATTCCTTGGAGCTTTGGCGGTTACGTTTTGTATCGCCTACATCGCAGCTTCTGGGAAAGCGCGTATTCATGATGTCTTATTAGCCGGTATTGCGATGACATTGGCGGCAGGCGCTATTTCCACCGGGTTACAGTTTCAAGCGGATATGGCCAGTACTTTTGAAGCCGTTCGATGGTCCTTGGGCAATTTGGCACAGGTGGGCTACAAGGGCGTTGTGATGCTGGTTCCGTTTGCGTTGGTCACGGTTGTAACCATGATGCTGCACTCCCGTGCTTTGGAATCGATGATGCTGGGCGAAGAAAAAGCTCTAAGCCAAGGGGTCTCGGTGGTTCGAGTTCGCACGCTTATTCTTGGAGTAGGCGCTTTAGGGGTTGGAGCTTGTGTGGCCTGGTGCGGCCCTATTGCTTTTGTGGGGCTGATTGTGCCGCATTTTGTGAGAAAAGTTTTTGGCGCTTCTCGCCGGCTTCTCTTACCTATGTCTGCTGTGTTGGGGGCTGGGTTTCTCGTACTTTGTGATACGGTTGCGCGAACCTGTTTGGATGGCCGCGAACTGCCCGTCGGGGTCATGACATCTGGGCTGGGAGCACCCTTGTTAATCTGGATGATCACACGACCTGTTTGGAGACGGTCTTAG
- a CDS encoding ABC transporter ATP-binding protein produces the protein MTAAIDIRELRIERGTQTILRGINLEVAEGSFVAIVGPNGSGKTSILKTLLGFMSPYQGGLTLFGQDLENLSPRERSAHLAWLPQKDFTAEPMAVLDFVMTSRYRFRESTSDSIEAAKKALERVNMSHMLERFVSTLSGGECQRVSLACLLAQSAPILLVDEPGNHLDPGQQLQVYTLLGELWREGKTIVCVTHDVNLLRQVGVHERAGEVRVVGLSQGSLAFDERLTEPQLPNYLSTLFDVQFTTLSTEGGPYFGIAPKGSV, from the coding sequence ATGACCGCAGCTATTGATATCCGAGAGCTGCGAATCGAGCGCGGTACCCAAACCATTCTTAGAGGTATCAATTTAGAGGTCGCTGAAGGAAGCTTTGTTGCGATTGTGGGACCGAATGGCTCAGGCAAAACGAGTATTTTGAAAACCTTATTGGGGTTTATGTCGCCTTATCAGGGTGGCTTGACGCTTTTTGGTCAAGACCTAGAAAACCTCTCACCTCGTGAGCGATCTGCTCATCTTGCTTGGCTTCCACAAAAAGACTTTACGGCCGAGCCGATGGCTGTTCTCGATTTTGTAATGACCTCGCGGTACCGCTTTAGAGAGTCCACGAGTGATAGTATAGAGGCAGCCAAGAAGGCTCTTGAGCGAGTCAATATGAGTCATATGCTTGAGCGGTTCGTTTCAACACTCTCTGGTGGCGAGTGTCAGCGGGTGTCGCTTGCCTGTCTTTTGGCTCAAAGTGCTCCGATACTGCTCGTGGATGAGCCGGGCAATCACCTCGACCCGGGGCAGCAGCTTCAGGTTTACACTTTACTCGGTGAACTGTGGCGAGAGGGTAAAACGATTGTGTGCGTGACACATGACGTGAACCTCTTGCGCCAAGTTGGTGTGCATGAACGAGCAGGAGAGGTACGTGTGGTGGGGTTGAGTCAGGGATCGCTCGCCTTTGATGAACGACTTACGGAACCTCAATTACCCAATTATTTATCGACTCTTTTTGATGTTCAGTTCACGACTCTCTCCACTGAAGGCGGTCCCTATTTTGGGATTGCACCGAAGGGGAGTGTTTGA
- a CDS encoding ABC transporter substrate-binding protein — translation MAAREQKSLGAWFWVITLAVMTVASSYGMMSWLSELSGSDSLERAPEYQRIVSLSPALTQTLVLLGAANHLVGISDYCDEYDELKEVKRVGTGLTPNYESIVGLKPDLILLETTKQADYKNLEAITQTQALTWLTLDDVTTSTRLLGEMTNNSPSASDLSDKLSSVLHVEKNATGPRVLLLLGLSNFDGGSLWYIKRNSLHGAGLHAAGALNAVDKDISGAPSMSLEELLKIDPDMIITMISQPEFSKEDKKVYAERLDQLGTLKAVQTNKIGFLVGKELMGTGPGILDFVEALKLEVQRVGKVQP, via the coding sequence ATGGCGGCAAGAGAACAAAAAAGCCTAGGAGCCTGGTTTTGGGTGATCACCCTCGCGGTGATGACCGTTGCCTCGTCTTACGGGATGATGAGCTGGCTGAGTGAGCTAAGTGGAAGTGATTCCCTGGAACGTGCGCCTGAGTACCAGCGTATCGTGAGTTTATCGCCGGCGCTGACTCAAACTTTGGTCCTCTTGGGAGCCGCGAACCATTTGGTTGGCATCAGCGACTATTGCGATGAATACGACGAGCTTAAAGAGGTGAAGCGTGTTGGGACTGGCTTAACACCCAATTACGAGAGCATCGTCGGTTTGAAGCCAGATTTGATTTTACTCGAGACCACGAAGCAAGCCGACTACAAAAACCTTGAAGCGATCACACAAACCCAGGCACTTACTTGGTTGACCTTGGATGACGTGACAACAAGCACCAGATTATTGGGTGAGATGACCAATAACTCCCCAAGCGCTTCGGACCTCTCGGATAAGCTGTCTTCTGTGCTTCACGTTGAAAAGAATGCCACTGGCCCTCGCGTTCTTTTACTCTTGGGACTTTCCAATTTTGATGGTGGTAGCCTGTGGTACATCAAACGTAATTCGTTACATGGTGCGGGGCTTCATGCAGCTGGAGCCTTAAACGCCGTGGATAAGGATATCTCTGGTGCACCGTCGATGTCGCTGGAAGAGCTGCTCAAGATTGATCCTGATATGATCATTACCATGATCTCTCAACCTGAATTCTCAAAAGAGGATAAAAAAGTTTATGCAGAGCGGCTTGATCAGCTCGGAACACTCAAAGCTGTTCAAACGAATAAAATTGGTTTCCTTGTTGGCAAAGAATTGATGGGGACGGGACCGGGAATTCTAGACTTCGTCGAGGCACTCAAGCTTGAAGTTCAGCGTGTGGGCAAGGTTCAACCATGA